The Ahaetulla prasina isolate Xishuangbanna chromosome 14, ASM2864084v1, whole genome shotgun sequence genome segment TGATCCAGAGAAGAAGAATACAGAATATCAgcgttgaaagagaccttggagatcttctagttcaattccctgctcaagcaggagaccctatatccatgatggcggaCTATGGGCTGTTCTTCTGGTTTGTGGCACATTTGTGGGCGCTGGAAAACACCCTGAAAACGGCCTTTTCTGggcattttttgggccatttttccaggctgtttttaggccattttcaggGTGTTTTTCAGGCTCTTTTCAGGTCTGAAAAACGAGCAAAAAACAGACAtgcacatgccggccagctggtctttgggtttccagtgctgcAGCACACATGCTTGCACACGCATCCCGAAAAGGTTCCCCATCACTGGTCTAaatcattccggacaaatggccgtccaacatcttgaaaacctccaatgatggagcactcacaacgtctgaagataagaaagaaatttctccttagttctaggttggatccgtTTCTGATATTCTTCCACTCATTACTTGTTGTCCTGTCCTCggattctttggagaataggtaggTCCCTTCTTGTTGTGACGGCCCttcaaaatattggaagacttagatacagattaagagagtcggaagggaccttgtaggtcatctagtccaacccacccacccccctgcccaagcagaccctacacaccATACAATGTGatttgaaaggaaggaaaaaaggtatTTATTTTCTGTTCACATTTGGAGTTTCCATCCGGGGAAAACTGTCTCGATGACTTGAAGCTGACAAATACCGAAGGATTAAGTGTGCATTGCTCCTTCTTAACTTCATATTTTTTGGAGGAAACGGCCGTTCACGAGTGGGTAAtgatagctgacaactttgttgttagttgcgaagtcatgtctgacccatcgtgaccccatgaacaaccttcctccaggccttcctgtcttctcatGTCACCctgtagtccttctctttgttagcctAGACGTACCAAGCTCCTTCAAATGCTCATCTTCTGATTTagcctttaaaataaataaattacagaataactaagttggaagggaccttggaagtcttctagttcaaccccctgctcaggcaggagaccctaaaccccttaagacaaatggttgtccaatctcttctttaaaacctccagtcatggagcccccacaacttctggaggcaagttggttaattgttctgtcaggaaatttctcctcagttcttgggttggttgtttccttgattagtttccatccattgtgtatTTCTTGTCCTCTGGAAGGGAAGTCAAGTAATTAGAGGGAAATGAGAAAAGACAGGATTTAATCAAATAAACGACCAGGGAAAAACAGTTTAGAAGAGCTGGTATACAAGCTTCTTCTTTTAAAGGTTGGATTCGCTCCAGTAGTGCGTAGCCCTCACTGATATGTTTATCTTTTGCatatccctccccaaaaaaacattATCTACAGTTTTATTTCCTAGCCTGGGCATTTTGCCTGAAGGAGGGACCCATCAGAGTCACAGAAagctttgtgtttttaaaaatcatgggACGAGGCTCTCTGTCGCAATTCCTACAGGCAACTGCCGCATTCAATCTgcaatagccatcttccaattaGGTCTAAAGATGGCAAAACTTTGGAAGTTTCTACTTCTGCCCATCAGCCTGCTGAAAATGGGAGgagtcttctttaaaaaaaatatcttggttggttttcttgtttttattattattaattttattaaatatacactttaaaaacattagacatggtgTGACTTGTCTGGTACaaacttttctaacactttttcttttgtctagattacaatataacatcatgcatattccatatatactttttgtacattcaatcacaCTCCAGTTACATACATACTCCCTTCgtatctattcaaatcctgtttactcctatcaaatatttcttatattatttgatttatttttctcccctgttcctcactttgtttctaattctctattcctacattcctccttttctctagccatttataaaatgtattccaggtTACATAGAATATATACCAGGTTACatagagatggtatagggtttccttccttggccggggtttggactagaaggcctccaaggtcccttccaactctgttgttgttgttcttcttcttcttcttcttgttgttattattattattattattattattattattattattattattattattattaattccgattcatctttgtcttttgagctccattgttgacctgtccatttctgcacaggtcaatattttgttgattatttctgcctcctgtgggttctctctgcatttccaattttgtgcgaagACCTTCGCACAAATATCTTGGTTGGTTTTCATAGAGCTTTCTCCGTGCAGTTTGATTTTTCTAATGTAAATTACAAAAAAATCTTATTTCGACGCAGCTGAGGTTGCGAGAACATAAAAGTTCCATGTGGGAAACGCAAAGATGGTGGAATCACACACAGCCCTGTGTGACTCGTACTTTGCTTTCGCTTAAGTTGCGGTGTCAGTTTTGTTGAGTCATTGCAAGGCGGGTCAGCCATTACAGTTTCCATCCAAAGCATGATGTAGAGTCTTTGTGGATGAACTGGGCCATTGTGATTCATGCAACACAACCTGGTTAAAATAAACCGCACCTCAGAGTGATGTATGAATCAGACTTTAATGCCAGCCAGGTTCTGTGCGTGATCTTTAAAGTTTccaatgtaaaattaaaatttctcCATCTTGGAGCATTAACATGACACTGGAGTCACCTGTGTcaccatgaatagaatagaatagaatagaatagaatagaatagaatagaatagaatagaatagatttatttatttatttatttatttattcaaatttatataccgccctatctcccgaaggactcagggcggtgtacaggcatttaaaagacatataaatacaatataaaacaattaaaaaactgattctaacaagcccgtaaatttagaattaaaatatcaaataaaacccaatttaaaaccaataatttaaaatctagctcagccctgcacaattaaataaatacgttttaagcccgcggcggaaggtccggaggtccgaaagctgacgaagtccggggtagttcattccagagggtggggccccacagaaggcccttcctgggtgtcgccagccgacattgccgccccgacggcaccctgaggagaccctctctgtgagagcgcacgggtcggtgagagatattcggtagcagtaggcggtcccgtaagtagcccggcccaatgccatggagcgctttaaaggtggtcaccaaaaccttgaagcgcacccggaaagccacaggtagccagtgcatcctcgcaggatgggtgttatcacggagccacgagggctccatctatcacccgcgcagccgcattctggactaactgtagcctccggatgcccttcaaggggagccccatgtagagagcattgcagtaatccaggcgagacgtcacgagtgcgtgagtgaccgtgcatagggcatcccggtccagaaaggggcgcaactggcgtaccaggcgaacctggtagaacgctctcctggagacggccgtcaaatggtcttctagagacagccgttcatccaggaggacgcctaagttgcggaccctttccatcggggccaatgactcgccaccgatggtcagccgcggatttagctgactgtatcgggatgccggcatccacagccactctgtctagaattctttattggccaagtgtgattggacacacaaggaatttctctttggtgcatatgctctcagtgtacataaggagaataaaatacattcatcaagaataaaaagatacaacacttagtgatagtcaaggttactaataagctgtcaaatcgtactaggaaacaaatacaaataatgtaaattgaaagatacaagcaacatggttataataagtgggaagagttaggtactagtaaggaagagaagactaatagtaatacagttttagtagttaatttgacaatgttgtggaaattagttgttaagcagagtgatggcattcggggggggaaactgttcttgtgtctattgttctggtgtgcagtgccctatagcattgttttgagggtaggagttgaaacagtttatgtccaggatgcgatgggtttataaatattttcacagccctctttttgactcgtgcagtatacaaggcctcaatgggaggcagattggaagccattgttttttctgcagatctaattatccgttgaagtctgtgtctgtcttgtttggttacagggccaaaccagacagttatggaggtgccgatgacagactcaataattcctctgtagaagtctAGCTGTGTTTATTGAATAAAATCCCAGTTGCACAACGCATGAGTCATGTAGGGCATGAATTGAATGCACACAACACTGCAGGGTGAAAAAAAGAAACCGTATTAGTAGTAGTATCGCTCTATGTTGCGGTAGTGAGATCACATGTGGAATATTGAATCCAGTTCTGGTCGCCATGATACAAAGAAGATGCCCAgagcctagaaagagtgcagagaagagcaacgaagatgatttggGGCGCTGGGAGGCTAAACTGTATGATGAACGGTTGGGGGGAACTAGCTGTGTCTAGTCTAGACATAAACTAGGATTAAGGGTTATATGATAGAGGCAGTCACAGAGATGAGGGTGAGATGAGCAATGGCTGGAAGCTGAGCAGaaggagattcaacctggaattaaggagaaatttcctgatagtgagaacaatttatcaatggaatagcttgtctccaGGAGTTGTAGATGCTCTATcgatggaggttttcaagaaaagattggacaacaatcTGTTTGGGATGGAATAAGGACTCCCTGCCTTGGGcagaaggggttggattagaagacctccggagtcccttccgactctgtgatTCTAGGTAGCCAACTCTATCAGACTTCTTTTTCTGCAACCTGTTGTTCCGTTTTTAGAGACCGCCCTGGATTCAGACGTGCGCTTTCAACGGATCATGCCGTGCTCGAAAGACCAGTACTGGGATGGCCTTCTGGGTAACTGCGTGTCTTGCAAATATGCTTGTCAGCCGCTCAAGTTCCAGGGATGCGCCGATGTCTGCAGTAAGCATCTAAAAATGATGTTTTATGGCTTCCCACTGAAATTGTTGCATTGTTCGGCCATTTTGGCCCTCCAAAGCAGTCCACGGATCACGGTAGaactgggaggggggagataTTTGCCCTTCCAGCACCAGTAGAGGTGCTGCAGATGTGGTTGTTTGTTCAGCTCCAGCGAGAGGACCCTACCACTCAATGCTTTACCAAGAGACCTTCTTCAACCCATTGACCTCCAGATGTTTTTGGAGGATGAGAGGAGGTTGATCGAAGTTCACGGTAACCAGCTGTCCGGGTTTTGATCAAGGATGGTCAGCGTATGGCTGGTTAGATGTTACTAAATCCCAGTTCTCAGCATCACGGACCATTTGCCATGCTGATCTAAAGGTTGATGGGCGTTGAAGTTCAGCAACCCATGGAGAACTTGCTTCTCTGTTTTACAACTCATGGATGACTGGGGATATTTAGGGAGGTAGCAATGTATGAAGTGGTCTTCTGTTggtatatgtcgtgtcccactcctccgctgacggccgggtcagggaaatccgaatcaggtgtgcctctgcagctctgccaaagtcctagcaaagtcctcagggcaggcaggaaaccagaaagtgacttcagcaagatatgtttagactttgcctgactcagagaatgccagaaagtaggtcctttatataggccatggggtgtggctccatgactcagcacttatccaggcctccccctcccttccttctgttgcctccatctatcaagtcttctgacgcgagggtcactccagtctgcagctgttggcaattgacctccctcaggctcacatgctgtggaggagggggaggggtctagttgctccatttgcctgggcatggagccagagctgggggctggagatacttcctcctcttcagcctgtctgggcatggagccagggctggggccgggaggcatactaggacattcctccatgttcggaagcagataagaaggccccggctgtggtgagatcggacgagacacaacagtatataccaggagtcagcaacctgtggctctggagccgcatgtggctctttcatccctctgctgcggctccctgtcgctcaaaacgtGCACCACAACCGACAACGTGCACTGACGCACAATTTATTAAGTTtttcaaccatggataaatccaagaaaagaagtttcagaagaaaacagaatctttagTTCAACTACaattgctagttttgtggccgctcgggAAATAGCCAGGCagggggaagggttttgtggctcccggtgttttcttttctgtgggaaacgggtccaaatgggtcttttgagtgtttaaggttgctgaactTTGGTGTAGAACTACTTCCTTTGCACATCTGCAGAAGGTGGGTTGCTGGGAAGCCAAATAAGGAAGGAGCTGTCCACGCCCCTGACTCCCAAAGTGTTTCCTGAATTGGCTTTCATGCTCTAAAACAGAGAGGTCCAACTTTAGCCACTTTTAagacctcaattcccagaatcctgggtgttgaagtccatgagtcttaaaaaTGGCCAAGGTgggacaccaccaccacccgctcTAAAGCGCCTTTGACTACGCATCCTTTGCCAAGCTCCAGAGCTTAGCATCCAGAGATGTTCAAGGACGCAGGGAGATGGAAAGGAGGGGAAGTCACATCTCCTTTTGCTGCATTCGCTGTCTCGAGGATGCTGCTGTTTCCATGGCTACAGGCTTGGCTAGCCAATGAGCAGCCGGCCAGCCAGGCAATCGGGCGGTGGTCCCTTTGTGGGTGGAGAAAGAGATGGGCAGATTCCTCTCCCCTTTGCACAAAACTCTCTTCTCGCTTTACTCCTTGTAGGCTCCTTGGAGTGCAGCAAGCAAGAGGGATCCTACTACGACCAGCTCCTGAGAGAATGCGTCAAATGCTTCAGCATCTGCGGGCAACACCCGAAACAATGCGTACCTTTCTGTAGAAGTAAGAGCCGAGGAGGATCTTTCTCAAAACGGCCGGCTGGAGCTCAAGGAagattcctttttcctctttgtgTTTTCCAACCCAAAACTCAAGGCACAACCCAGAATTCTTCCCCACGGCCCAGTTAGTTACGTTATGGGCAGATTTGGTCACAAAGGTGCCCAGGGAGTGAAAAAAAATGTGGCAGGGATACAACCGTAGTTACCTCCTGAAAGCAAATCCTTTGCATTTCTCAAggaggaattttttttcccccacaggtCACAAGGAACCCCAGcagtggttttatttttttttttaaaaaaatctttcccagattgtaaaggttcccctcgcacatacatgctagtcattcctgactctagggggcggtgctcctctctgtttcaaagccagagagccagtgctgtccgaagacgtctccgtggtcatgtggcctgcatgactaaatgccaaaggcgcacggagtgctgttcccttcccaccaaaggtggtccctatttttctacctgcattttttacgtgctttcgaaactgctaggttggcagaagctgggacaagttaacgggagctcacccccttacgcggcactagggattcgaaccgctgaactgccgaccttccaatCAActtgctcagcatcttagccattgagccactatGTCCCTGATTGTTTACTGATGGGCATTAAATTCCCAATTCTTAGTGGGCATCAATATCATGCTTAATATAGTCATGAAGAAGGGAATGTTATATGCTGTGGGTTATTCTGCTAGCTGAATTCgtattttattgcatttattgactttgggttttttttggttttaagtttttggtTATGGACCAAATGAATATTATTGATGGAATACAAATCCTGTAACCATCTGCCAACACCAACCTTTGCTTGGGTAGTCAGCTCAGAGTCTAAGTTCCCcagtagaatatttgtagctcagggttgagctgtggggtccttggtgctctctaaacttggtggttttctagcagacatttcatgacccaactaagtaacattatcagtgctaggtgGTGGCTTGTAGCaaactctccctctcccttttagcactgatgatgttgcttagtggttcatgaaacatctgcaaaaaaacaacaacaacaaccaagctcagaaaatacCAAGGATCTTTAGTCCTCCTCCATTCAACaatctccactcccttctagcactgataatgttagctagcttggtaatgaaatgcttgcaagaaaactaccaagcttgctagtcctcctcctttctacaatccccactcccttctagcactgataatgttacctagtttggtaatgaaacgtctgcaagaaaactacccagctcagagagcatcaagaatcccacaattccccagataTTCATAGGTCTGATCTGTTTGCATCCAAAATCCAGAGGCCACACGTCAGAATTGGTACTGAAATAAATCAAAGTGTGGGCTAAACATTTATtaactcttctttctctctctccaccccatcTGACTTCCAGAGCCCTTTACAACCACTTTACCAACCCCAGCTACTCTCCAGCCTCTGCAGCGCAAACTGGATGCTACCTATGACCAGCAGGTGCTGCTGTACATGGCCCTGGGATTCTCCCTTTGCATTCTGCTCTTCTCCTTGCTCTTGACTTGGTTTTACTTTCAAAGAAGGGGGGATGAGAAGTTTTGTCGAGCCAGCTCACCGCCTTGCCATAAAAAGGGAGATCTACCAAAAGGTACACGCTCTTCCTTCTTCCGGTTGAAGCAATGGCCTTCCTTGGGTGCTTGTGAACATGCTCGGAAGATTCCTGTGTGTAGGTGGTTTAGCAATGAAGCCatttcgaatagaatagaataggaatagaataaggttagggtggaatggaatggaatagaatagaatagaatagaatagagaaaataatggaaaggaatagaatagaatagaaaatacgaaatggaatggaataatagaatagaataataatagaatagaataaaataaaagaatagaatagagaaaataatggaaaggaaaggaaaggaaaggaatggaatggaatggaatggaatggaatggaatggaatggaatagaatagaatagaatagaatagaatagaatagagaaaataatggaaaggaatagaatagaatagaaaatatgaaatggaatggaataatagaatagaataata includes the following:
- the TNFRSF13B gene encoding tumor necrosis factor receptor superfamily member 13B, which translates into the protein MPCSKDQYWDGLLGNCVSCKYACQPLKFQGCADVCSSLECSKQEGSYYDQLLRECVKCFSICGQHPKQCVPFCRKPFTTTLPTPATLQPLQRKLDATYDQQVLLYMALGFSLCILLFSLLLTWFYFQRRGDEKFCRASSPPCHKKGDLPKDGLMEAGSFGSDSGGNQTPEPVETCGFCFPEVSPAIQETRACPRPYQLEMLAEVAAAIPGGMVPPSAEDCRFQIICSPSQEKMPMS